A region from the Lolium perenne isolate Kyuss_39 chromosome 4, Kyuss_2.0, whole genome shotgun sequence genome encodes:
- the LOC127295539 gene encoding ABC transporter I family member 20, which yields MAPTVEIKNLTFTYPGIDGKPPPGAPPLIEDVCFSLDAGQRCLLVGSNGAGKTTILKILGGKHMVDPSMVRVFGRSAFHDTALTSSGDLCYLGGEWRRDVAFAGYQVNIQMDISAEKMIFGVTDVDPHRRDELIKILDIDLGWRMHKASDGQRRRVQICMGLLKTFKVLLLDEITVDLDVLARANLLTYLKKECVERGATIIYATHIFDGLDDWPTDIVYIAHGKLQLALPLEKVKETSQLSLMRTVESWLRKERDEDRRKRKERKEKGLPAFDKVIEGSRVINNGWAAGRLTSTIAGEESFFLSSNSVLR from the exons ATGGCGCCAACGGTGGAGATCAAGAATCTCACCTTCACCTACCCGGGCATCGACGGGAAGCCTccgcccggagcgccgccgctCATCGAGGACGTCTGCTTCTCCCTCGACGCCGGTCAGCGCTGCCTCCTCGTCGGCTCCAACGGCGCAG GCAAGACGACGATACTCAAGATACTAGGCGGGAAGCACATGGTGGATCCGAGCATGGTGCGGGTCTTTGGCAGGTCGGCCTTCCACGACACGGCGCtcacctcctccggcgacctctgCTACCTCGGCGGCGAG TGGAGGCGCGACGTTGCCTTTGCGGGCTACCAGGTCAACATACAGATGGACATTTCCGCGGAGAAGATGATATTCGGTGTTACTGACGTTGATCCTCACAGGAGAGATGAACTTATCAAG ATTTTGGATATTGACCTTGGTTGGCGCATGCATAAGGCATCAGATGGTCAGAGGAGAAGAGTCCAGATTTGTATGGGACTTCTCAAGACATTCAAG GTTCTTCTTCTTGATGAGATCACAGTTGACCTTGATGTGTTGGCAAGAGCAAATCTATTAACATATCTAAAGAAGGAATGTGTGGAACGAGGTGCAACGATCATCTATGCCACCCATATCTTCGATGGCCTGGATGATTGGCCAACTGATATT GTTTACATTGCTCATGGGAAGTTGCAACTAGCGCTGCCTTTAGAAAAGGTGAAAGAAACGAGCCAGTTATCGCTCATG AGAACAGTGGAGAGCTGGCTGAGGAAAGAGAGGGACGAGGATAGAAGGAAGAGAAAGGAGCGCAAGGAGAAAGGCCTCCCAGCATTTGACAAGGTTATTGAGGGGAGTAGGGTAATCAACAACGGTTGGGCAGCAGGAAGGCTCACCTCGACCATCGCAGGCGAAGAGAGCTTCTTTCTCAGCTCAAACAGCGTTCTTCGGTAG
- the LOC127348944 gene encoding large ribosomal subunit protein uL23 isoform X1, with protein MNLAGNVVKAWPVRTQSSIQPSVTSCQISTLRHARSASQFRISAHHAPRLGPHEVLKYPVLTEATVRDVERQNMLVIIVDVRADKGEIKAAVQEILGVKVKKVNTLIRSDGKKKAFVQLTQDYNTADVLHRENNSSSG; from the exons ATGAACCTCGCCGGAAATG TTGTGAAAGCTTGGCCTGTAAGAACCCAGTCATCTATCCAACCTTCTGTGACATCTTGCCAAATAAGCACGCTGAGGCATGCGAGAAGTGCCAGCCAATTCAGAATCAGCGCACATCACGCTCCAAGGCTAGGTCCCCATGAAGTTCTGAAATATCCAGTTCTTACTGAAGCCACCGTGAGGGATGTCGAGAGGCAGAACATGCTTGTGATCATCGTTGATGTCCGTGCAGACAAGGGTGAGATCAAGGCAGCTGTTCAGGAAATTCTTGGCGTCAAGGTTAAGAAAGTCAACACCCTGATAAG GTCAGATGGGAAGAAGAAAGCCTTTGTGCAGCTGACACAAGACTACAACACCGCAGATGTTCTACATAGAGAAAATAACTCAAGCAGTGGTTAA
- the LOC127348944 gene encoding large ribosomal subunit protein uL23 isoform X2 yields the protein MNLAGNVVKAWPVRTQSSIQPSVTSCQISTLRHARSASQFRISAHHAPRLGPHEVLKYPVLTEATVRDVERQNMLVIIVDVRADKGEIKAAVQEILGVKVKKVNTLIRWEEESLCAADTRLQHRRCST from the exons ATGAACCTCGCCGGAAATG TTGTGAAAGCTTGGCCTGTAAGAACCCAGTCATCTATCCAACCTTCTGTGACATCTTGCCAAATAAGCACGCTGAGGCATGCGAGAAGTGCCAGCCAATTCAGAATCAGCGCACATCACGCTCCAAGGCTAGGTCCCCATGAAGTTCTGAAATATCCAGTTCTTACTGAAGCCACCGTGAGGGATGTCGAGAGGCAGAACATGCTTGTGATCATCGTTGATGTCCGTGCAGACAAGGGTGAGATCAAGGCAGCTGTTCAGGAAATTCTTGGCGTCAAGGTTAAGAAAGTCAACACCCTGATAAG ATGGGAAGAAGAAAGCCTTTGTGCAGCTGACACAAGACTACAACACCGCAGATGTTCTACATAG